In Elusimicrobiota bacterium, the sequence AAACGCTCAATAAATGTAAAAAATAAAATAATACAAACTGCCAAAAAAATCCATTTTTTCATAATTAAAAGTATAGGGATTCCTTTTTCTGTCATTCCATTCCTGAATCAAGATCAGAACAGAACTTGATATGGAATCTATGTTTATTATATCTCTAAAAAAAATAATGTCAATAAAAAAACTGCTTGACAAAATGCCAATTTTTTGTTATACTTTATTTATCTTAACAACAGTGAAGTCATCGTGAGAATATTGAACGAAATTTTGAGGAAATAACAAATGAAACGAAAACAAAAAAAAGAAATCAAAAAATGGTTAAAAGTTGTAACAAGTTTAAAAAAAAAATATAATATAAACTTTATACAATTTGAAAAAAAACTTGGGAAAGATTTTAATCTTACTTGGGAACATGAAAAGGATTATATAGATTGGGATTGGGCATTGACAAACATAAAAAACAAATAGAATTGATATGAGGATTAAACAGTTTGTTAGAGAAGTCCTTTCAACTTGTGCTGAATTTCCGTGGATAGAGAAAATTGAGCGTTATCAGATTAAAGGTAGAATTCGTCTAAGATTAATTATGGGCAAAAATTTTGTTGATGTTTATTACAACGAAGAAAAGAAAATAATTTCATATGCTTACATTGAAAATAGAAAAAGAATTTTTGGAGCAAACAATATGAGAATCGGCTAGCATATTCATCCTTTCAAGAATGCAGAAATACATATAGAAAGAAAAGCGGTTTCTATCAGACAGTTTCTCAATTTTCTTGAGAAACATCTAATAAAAGAAAACAAAATACAAAAATGATTTTGTGATGAAATAACTCTGCAAAATTTTCAGAACCATTTGGAATTTCAGGAGACGGTGTTTATTTGTTGAACTTATCTGTTCTGAATTAAAAGGCAACCTCTTTTTCGTATAACAATCGGTAAAGAAGTCACAATAATAGTAAAATGGTTTGGTAGATTTGGGTCATTTTTTATCTACAATTTTTGATATTTACGCGATTTCAAAAATAAAAATTCAAGAAAGTTTACAGTCAAAATAATTTTTACTCATAGAGTAATTAGCGCCGGTCCTCAATTAAGTCCAAAAATCACTTTTCATCTGCAATTCCCGTCTAAAGAGCAGTCCGCAATTTTAAGGGATGAGATTATCCATGCAAGTTAAAGATTCCTATTGAAGCCGTATCTATGTGACAGCTACAAGTAAAGATTTTTTTATCTGATTGATTGTTGATTAAATTGCTAAAATTTTGTAAAATTATAATATGCGGAAAAATGCAGTTGTAATTTTATTTTTTTTGTTTCTAATTTTTCTTTTCTTTCCTAAAATCTTTTTGATGATAGATGTGCCTATCACACCGGGGATTGAAAGTAATGACATCTTTTCGTTGAATTATCCATTTCGGGATTTTCTATCAAGGTCGTTAAAAAACTGGAAACTGCCTCTGTGGACTGATAAAATATCTTGTGGTTATCCGCTTTTAGCAGAAGGACAGGGTGGATTTTTTTATCCGTTAAATATAGTCCTGTTCTGGTTTCTGCCAACTTATATAGCATACAATTTTTCTATAATTTTAACATTTCTGATGGCAGGTTTATTCACATATTTGTATAGTCGCTGTATTGGAATTAACATATTTGGCTCATTGCTTTCATGAATTATTTTTATGTTTTCCGGTTTTTTTGTAACCCATCTTCAACATTTGAATATGATAAATGCTGCTTGCTGGTTACCGTTGCAGTTATTTCTTTTAGAAAAATTTGTTCAGACACAAAAAATCGTTTATTATGTATACCGGACTGATTCTTGGAATTCAAATACTCGCAGGCTATCCACAAATGCCTTATTATTCTTTGATTATTTTAGCAGTATATTCTATTTTCAGATGCCGTAGTTTCAAAAAAATAATTTTAACACTCCTGACAATTCTAATAATAGGTCTGGGAATCTCTGCAGTACAATGGGTTCCGACATATGAATTTGTTCGGTTCTCGTCCAGAAAAGCTGGGCTTGAATATAGCCAGTTTACAAGATTTTCGTATAAATTAGATGACCTTGTTATGTTTGTTTTTCCGTTTTATTACGGCACACCTGCCAAAAATAATTTTAACAAAGAAGGCACTATCTTCTGGGAAAACAGTTTTTTTATCAGTAAAGTTGCAATTTTACTTGCAGTCGTCGGGATAATTTTATATTTTAGAAAATCATATTATGTAAAAATTTTCTGTTTTCTGATATTTTTTTGTTTAATAATCGCACTACATCATCAGTTAGGACTATCTGCTGTATTTAAAAGTTTGATTCCCGGTTTTAAGTATCTGAGGATTCATCAACGCCTCCTTTTTTGTGCAGGATTTTGTATTGCAGTTTTGACAGGGTATAGTTGCGAGCTTGTTGAGAGAAAAAAACTTAGTTTGTTGTATAAATTGATGATTTTGGTTTTGATACTTTTTGAACTTTTTAGTTTTGGTAGAGATTTTAATCCAACATATAATGCAAAAAAATGGTTTTCTAAACCTGAGACATTAAAATTTTTAGAAAATGATAAAAATGATAAAGAAGTATACCGAATTTTTTCTATTGCTGACCAAAGAATTGCGTTTAATTTGGCAAATGGCTGGAATAATAATTTACAGCCATACTTTTGGTTCAGAAACTTTCTTGTACCGAATTCAAATATGACCTTTGAGATTGACAATGTTGAAGCATATACAGGCGGGCTTGGTGGTGCCGGGCTATCAGGTCCGGAAAATTATCTTGCGAAATTCAGGTCGGTAACATTTTTAGAAAAAGAACCTGATACCGACGACATAAAAGTCGTTCTTGGTAAAGAATCTGCAAAACTTTTAGGCCTGGCAAATGTAAAATATATTGTTTCAAATTATCCGATAGATAGCAAATATGTTAGATTAAAAAAAGAGATTTCAGACGGCAACATTCTACCAATAAGAATTTATGAAAATAGTCAATCTCTGCCAAGAGTTTTTGCACAGTCCCGAAAGCACTCACATTATTTAGCGATAAAGCGATATTAGAAATGCTTACAAGTAACGATTACGAACCTTCAAAAACAATTTTTATTGAGAACCAAACAAATATAAACTCGTCAAATTTAAAATCTGAAATAATCGTATTAAAAAATACACCAAAAGAAATTTTAATAAATGCTGAACTATCTGACAATGGTTTTCTGTTTTTAAGCAATACATACTATCCAGGCTGGAAAGCATTTATAGACGGTACAGAAACAAAAATTATTAAAGCGAATTATACATTTCAAGCAGTTACAGTGCAGGAAGGAAAACACATAGTAAAATTTTGTTACAGACCGGGTTCTTTTAAAATTGGACTAATCATAAGTTTGCTGTTTCTATGTGGAACGATTTGGGTTGCCAAGAAAACTCTGTAACCACGAATTAATACGAATAAACACTAATTTAAATTTTTTGTTAAAATCTCTTCGTGTAAATTTGTGTCTATTCGTGGTTATAATTTATAATTTCCTTTAAAAAAGTTATGAAGAAAAATTTTAGTGTATTACTGATTTTTGGTATTTTTGCTTTTTTGTTTCTACCAGAAGTTTTTATAATGAGTTCACTGCCAATTACTCCTGGACTCGGCGGAAGTGATATTACCGACCTTAATTTTCCGTATAGACATCTTTTAGCAAAATCGCTTAAAAATTTTGAGATTCCGTTATGGTCTGATTTAATCTGGTGTGGCTATCCTTTGCATGCAGAAGGGCAAGGTGGTTTTTTCTATCCTTTGAATCTTTTAATCTTTCTAATTTTTCAATCTGATATTGGCTTTAATCTTTCAATTATCTTAAATTTTATTCTTTGTGGTTTTTTCAGTTTTTTGTTTTTTAACGAATTCGGACTTAAAAAGCAAACCGCAGTTTTTTCTGCTGTCATTTTTTCGTTTTCCGGATTTTTCTTCTGCCATATTCAACATTTGAATATGC encodes:
- a CDS encoding YfhO family protein, encoding MLTSNDYEPSKTIFIENQTNINSSNLKSEIIVLKNTPKEILINAELSDNGFLFLSNTYYPGWKAFIDGTETKIIKANYTFQAVTVQEGKHIVKFCYRPGSFKIGLIISLLFLCGTIWVAKKTL